The genomic interval CGCCGCCAGCCCTGCACGCCGCAAGCTGGTGATCAGTGATGCCGTGTTCAGCATGGATGGCGATGTCATCGACATCCCGGCGCTGCTGGCGCTGTGCGAGCGCTACGACGCCCTCCTGTTGCTGGACGACGCCCACGGCTTTGGCGTGCTGGGCCCGCAGGGGCGGGGCAGCCTCGCAGCTGCAGGCCTTGCCGGCGCCCAGGCCTCCCGGCGCGTGCTCTACATGGCCACGCTGGGCAAGGCTGCAGGTGTGGCAGGCGCGTTTGTGGCCGGCGACGCCGCATTGGTCGAATGGCTGCTGCAAAAGACCCGCACCTACATCTTTGCCACCGCAGCACCGCCTCTGCTGGCGTGCGCGCTGCGCGAAAGCCTGCAGCTCCTGGCAGCCGGTGACGACCGGCGTACGCACCTTGGCGCGTTGATCGCCCAGTTGCGCAGCGGTCTGTCCACCCTGCCTTCATCCCTGGGCTGGCACCTGCTGCCGTCGCACACGCCCGTGCAGGCGCTGGTGATCGGCAGCAACGAAGCCGCGCTCGAAGTGATGGACGCCCTGCGTGCCCACGGCCTGTGGGTGCCAGCCATCCGCCCGCCCACGGTGCCAGCCGGTACGGCGCGGCTGCGCATTGCGCTGTCCTGCGCGCACACAGCGGGCGATGTGTCGCAGCTGGTGACGGCCCTGCACGCGCTGGCAGCCAAGCGCAGTACCATGCCACGGACAGGTGGCCTGCAGGATCGGGCCCCCACCCTCCCACCCCCTCCTTCCAGCGAGACCCTTTCATGCCCCACCTGACCATCGAGTATTCCGCCAACCTGCCCCACTACCCCGAAGCGGAAACCCTGACCGCGCTGAACGCCAGCCTCTGCGCCCACCCCCAGGTTCAGGACGAGGCCGACCTGAAGACCCGCTTTATCGTGGCCGACAGCTTTGAAATCGGCACAGCGCCCGCGCACCGTGCCTTCGTGCATGCACAGCTGCGCCTGCTGTCGGGACGCACGCCCGAGGTCAAGAAGGAATTGTCCGAGCGCATTGCCCAGGTGCTGCGGGAGCAGACGCCCCGTCCACAGGGCGTGATGGTGCAACTCAGCGTCGAGGTGGTGGACATGGACCGAGGCTCCTACGCCAAAGAGCGCCTTTGAGCCTCTGGCCCGCGCCGTTACGCGCCGTCGCCTGCGTTGCCGGTAATGGGCAGGACGATGCCGGTGATGTAGCTGGCGCAGCAGGGCGCGGCCAGGAACACATAGGCGGGCGAGATTTCTTCCGGCTGCGCCGGCCGTCCCAGGTGCGTCTTGGCGCCAAATTTTGCGATGTCTTCGGGCGCCTTGTCGGCAGGGTTCAGCGGCGTCCACACAGGCCCCGGCGCGACGGCATTCACGCGGATGCCGCGCTCCACCAGGTTGTGGGCCAGCGCTTTGGTAAAGGCATGAATCGCGCCTTTGGTGGCTGAGTAGTCCAGCAGCTCCTTGCTGCCCCGCAGGCCGGTGACCGAGCCAGTGTTGATGATCGAATCGCCCCGGTTCAGATACGGCAGGGCGGCCTTGGCCATGTGGAAGTAGCCGTAGATGTTGGTACGGAAGGTTTCGTCAAACCGCTCTTCCGTGAGGTCTTCGAGCGACGCCGCGTGCTCCTGGAAGGCCGCGTTGTTCACCAGCACATTGAGCTTGCCAAAGGTCTGCACCACCTTGCGCACAGCATGCTCGCAAAACGTGGCATCTTTCACATCGCCCGCCAGGGCCAGGCTGCGCGTACCTTCCGCTTCAATCAGGGCACAGGTTTTTTCGGCGTCCTCGTGTTCGTCGAGGTAGGCAATGGCCACATCCGCACCCTCGCGTGCGCACAGCACGGCCACCGCACGCCCGATGCCCGAATCACCTCCGGTAATGAGCACCACCATGCCCTGCAACTTGCCGCTGCCACGGTAGTGCTCGGCCTCATAGCGGGGTTGAAGGTCCAGGTCGCTCTCCCGCCCGGGTTTGTCCAGCTGTTGGCGCGGCAGGGGTGGTGCGGGCTCCTCATGACCGGGGCCGGGGGCCACGCGCGACTGGGGTGGTTCATTGGCAGCCGCCGGATCCTGGTTACGGTCGGCACGGTTTTGCTGCGCCTGCAGACTGCGCTGGTGGTCTGCCGCTTTCGCTGCTTCGGCTTCGTGGTCAAGAAGGCTGGGGGAATTCATACAGGGCTTTCAGGTTCTGCCGTTTTGCGCCAGGGCACCAGCCCTTGACGCCCATGTTTCAGTCATCAGACGGTCTGCCCGCCACCTGCGGGCCCACTGGCTGCCGACTGTCCGCCGCGGTGGGGCTCGGAAGGCTCCGATATCTCGCGCAAGGCGGCGCCTGCGTCGTCCTCATCGCTCTTGGTGGCTATATCGCCCAGCGAGACAATGCCAACAAGGCGCTTTTCGCGGTCAACCACCGGCAGGCGCCGTACCTGCTGGCGCCGCATGGACGCAATGGCCGTCGTTACGGACTCGTCCTCCTGGCAGTACAGGATGCCTTCAGACATGACCTCACTTAGAGGGACGTCCACGCGCTCTTGCGCCACGGCGCGCACCACGATGTCGCGGTCGGTCACCATGCCCACCAGCCGTACCCCGTCACACACGGGTATGGAACCCACGTCCAGCTCGCGCATGGCCTGCGCAGCCAGGGTGAGACTGTCGGTGGGGGCGAGCGTGCGAATGCCGCGCGTCATGACATCAGAGACGGTTTGCATGGGTGAACTCCTCAAGAACTGTGGGATGGAAAACACGCTGACGGGCCGTTGTGCGGCGCATGCCACACAACGGCCGAGCAGGTGGGGTGCGCTTCAGCGCTGCTTGCTGGAGGGGCGTCCACCCTGCTGCTGCGCATCACGCTGGCTGTGTTCGGCATCCATGTCGGAGTGGCCGCCCTGCTGACGCCCCGGGTTGTTGCCGGTGCTTTGTTCAGCCTGGCGTTGCTGGCCGCTCTGGCGTTGATCGCCATGTTCGCGGTTCACGTGTTGTCCTTGCTGGCTTTGCTGGCCTTGCTGGTGTTGCGGGTTTTTCTGGGTCATGGATGGCTCCTTGAACAAGTGTTGAACAACTGCACGCAATGACTGTGTGCAAGTTCATTGTTGGAAGAGCCTCACTGGCGTTTTGTAGGCCAGGTCCTATAGCCGTGTCGGTGCGGCACGCAGCGGTGTAAGCAAGCGCGTAAAAGCGTTGCGGAATGGAAACCGCGCCCTCTCAGGGCTGCATGATGGCCACCAGCCAGCCGCGCAGGCTGTTGATGAATGCCCACTCCTGCACCCTCGGAAGGTCGTCCAGGTGCAGCACGGCTTCCTGCACGCGCCCCTCGTGCAGGGCCATCGCCCGGCCCACCCCGGGCAACAGGCCGCACGACAGGGGTGGCGTAATCCAGACACCGTCTAGCCGGGCGGCAATGTTGCCGAAGGTGGTTTCGGTGATCTCCCCTGCGGCGTTCCAGAGCACGGTGTCGAACACGCCGGGTGTGGTGGGTGCAAAGGCTGCGTAGTGCGCGCGGCGGGTGGTCTTGTAGCGCACGAACTCGCTGTGCGCGTCGTCAAACGGGCGCGTGGCCAGGGCCAGGCGCACAGGTTCTGCCGTGACCTGCAGCGCATGGGCCTCGGCACGCGCACTGCCGTCGGCCGCCAGCAGCAGGCGCACGCGCCAGTCGCCATCGCGGTGCTGCAGGGCTGCGATCTGCAGCTCCTGGCGCACCGCGTGGGCGCTGAACGGGTAGCCAAAATGCGCAGCGGCTTGCGCCATGCGGCGCACGTGCAGGTCGGCGTGGGCAAATTTTCCATCGCGCAGCGCCAGGGTTTCAAGCACCTCGAACGGCGCACTGGCCCGCTCCACAAAGGCGCGCTTGTGGCGCCACTCGGCCCATTCGGCCGCGGCCTCGGCACCCGACGTGATGCCACTGCCGATGCCGCAAATGGCGGCCCGGGGCGCATGTGCAGCAGCGCCCCCACCAGCCTGCGCACCCCGGCCCTGTAGCACCACGGTGCGAATTGGCACATTGAATGTGGCGGCCACACTGTGGCCACCGTTCGCGCCTGCTGCGCCCGCAGGCCGCACCACGCCGATGGCGCCGCAGTAGATGCCGCGCGGTGCGGGCTCCAGCGCGTGGATCATCTGCATGGCGCGCACCTTGGGCGCGCCGGTGACCGAGCCGCACGGAAACAGCGCCGCAAACACATCGACCAGCGTGGTGCCGGGCCGCGTGCGGGCCGTGACGTCCGACGTCATCTGCCACACGGTGGGCAGCGGTTCGGTGTGGAACAGCGCAGGCACCTGCACCGTGTGCGGCAGCGCGATGCGCGAGAGGTCGTTGCGCAGCAGGTCCACGATCATCACGTTTTCGGCGCGCTCCTTGGGCGCCGTGCGCAGGTGCTCGGCGTGGGCGGCGTCCTGCTCGGGGGTGGCGCCGCGCGGGGCCGTGCCCTTCATCGGGCGCGCCAGGATGTGGCCACCCTCGGGCGCTTCGCGCCAGTCGAAGAACAGCTCGGGCGAAACCGACAGCACCTGCTCGTCGCCCGCGTCAATGTACGCGGCGTAGCCGCCGGGCTGGGCGCGGTGCAGCGCGGCAAACAGCGCCTCGGCACTGCCCTGCTGCAGCTGCCCTGCAAACGGCGCTGTGTAGTTGACCTGGTACAGCTCGCCCGCCGCAATCGCGCGCTGGATGCGCGCCAGGGCGGCGTCAAAGTCTTCGCGCGTCAGGCCCTCGCTCCAGGTCACCTGGGCGGCATCAGCGGCTGCGGGAGCGGTGGCATCGTCTGGCCAGGGCTGTGCGTTGTCGTACACCGCAAACCAGACGAGGGGGCCGTGCGCAGCATGGGTTTGCAGGGCGGCGTCGAATGCGGGGGCGGCCTCGTAGCGCACGTAGCCCACGCACCATTGGCCGCGCTGGGCGGCGGCATGCACCGCATCGAGCACGGGGCGCACTTCGTGCATCGCCCGGGCCACCAGCACGGTGCGGGGTACATCGAAGGCATGGCGCAGGCGCGGCGCCCCTGCGTCAAGCGCGGGCGTGAAGTCAATGCGAGAAATATGAGTCAAAACAGGCTCCAGCGCTTTACCAGTATGCGCTAGCAGCTATCAATAGTGAAGCATCACTATCGTTAAACTGCCCCCAGGTGAGGCACCAGCGTGGCCACAGGTTCCCCTTTTTTCAACGCCGCGGTGAAGGCGAGCATGCGGTCAATCGGCTGGCGTGCACGGGGGATGAGCGCCGGGTCCACATGGATGGCGTTGGCGCCGGTCTCCAGCACGCGGGCCACGTCGGCCAAGCCGTTCATCGCCATCCAGGGGCAGTGCGCGCAGCTCTTGCAGGTGGCGCTGTTACCGGCGGTGGGCGCTTCGTAAAAGGTCTTGCCGGGGTTGAGCGTGCGCAGCTTGTGCATCATGCCGTTGTCGGTGGCCACGATGAACTCGGTGGCGTCCATCTCGCCAGCGGCTTTCAGGATGGCGCTGGTGGAGCCCACGGCGTCGGCCAGGGCGATCACGTCGGCAGGGCTCTCGGGGTGCACCAGCACCTTGGCGTGCGGGTGCTCATTTTTCAGCAACTCCAGCTCCAGCGCCTTGAATTCGTCGTGCACGATGCAGGCGCCATTCCAGAACACCATGTCCGCGCCGGTTTCGCGCTGGATATAGGCGCCCAGGTGGCGGTCGGGCGCCCACAGGATCTTTTGCCCTGCGGCCTTGAGCGCGCCCACGATGTCGAGCGCGCAGCTCGAGGTCACGAGCCAGTCGGCCCGCGCCTTCACGGCGGCGCTGGTGTTGGCATACACCACCACGGTGCGGTCGGGGTGCGCGTCGCAGAATGCGCTGAATTCATCGATGGGGCAGCCCAGGTCGAGCGAGCAGGTGGCATCCAGGTCGGGCATGAGCACGGTTTTCTCGGGGCTCAAAATCTTGGCCGTTTCGCCCATGAAGCGCACGCCGCTCACCACCAGGGTCTGCGCGGCATGGTCGCGGCCGAAGCGGGCCATCTCCAGCGAGTCGCTCACGATGCCGCCGGTTTCCTCGGCCAGGTCCTGCAGGTCGGGGTGCACGTAGTAGTGCGAGACCATGACCGCGTTTTTTTCCTTGAGCAGGCGGCGGATCTTGTCTTTCA from Acidovorax sp. FHTAMBA carries:
- the bioF gene encoding 8-amino-7-oxononanoate synthase — protein: MTGAPLSPSSWLDEIPERLADLDRAHLLRRRRVVQPAGGARLLVNGQPMLAFCSNDYLGLASHPALASAAREATRTFGVGSGGSPLVSGHSTANDALEHELAAYVQLPRALYFYAGYATNTGIIPALVGEGDALFSDALNHACLIDGARLSRATIHRYPHADFAALEAQLAASPARRKLVISDAVFSMDGDVIDIPALLALCERYDALLLLDDAHGFGVLGPQGRGSLAAAGLAGAQASRRVLYMATLGKAAGVAGAFVAGDAALVEWLLQKTRTYIFATAAPPLLACALRESLQLLAAGDDRRTHLGALIAQLRSGLSTLPSSLGWHLLPSHTPVQALVIGSNEAALEVMDALRAHGLWVPAIRPPTVPAGTARLRIALSCAHTAGDVSQLVTALHALAAKRSTMPRTGGLQDRAPTLPPPPSSETLSCPT
- a CDS encoding 5-carboxymethyl-2-hydroxymuconate Delta-isomerase, translated to MPHLTIEYSANLPHYPEAETLTALNASLCAHPQVQDEADLKTRFIVADSFEIGTAPAHRAFVHAQLRLLSGRTPEVKKELSERIAQVLREQTPRPQGVMVQLSVEVVDMDRGSYAKERL
- a CDS encoding SDR family oxidoreductase codes for the protein MNSPSLLDHEAEAAKAADHQRSLQAQQNRADRNQDPAAANEPPQSRVAPGPGHEEPAPPLPRQQLDKPGRESDLDLQPRYEAEHYRGSGKLQGMVVLITGGDSGIGRAVAVLCAREGADVAIAYLDEHEDAEKTCALIEAEGTRSLALAGDVKDATFCEHAVRKVVQTFGKLNVLVNNAAFQEHAASLEDLTEERFDETFRTNIYGYFHMAKAALPYLNRGDSIINTGSVTGLRGSKELLDYSATKGAIHAFTKALAHNLVERGIRVNAVAPGPVWTPLNPADKAPEDIAKFGAKTHLGRPAQPEEISPAYVFLAAPCCASYITGIVLPITGNAGDGA
- a CDS encoding CBS domain-containing protein, translating into MQTVSDVMTRGIRTLAPTDSLTLAAQAMRELDVGSIPVCDGVRLVGMVTDRDIVVRAVAQERVDVPLSEVMSEGILYCQEDESVTTAIASMRRQQVRRLPVVDREKRLVGIVSLGDIATKSDEDDAGAALREISEPSEPHRGGQSAASGPAGGGQTV
- a CDS encoding chorismate-binding protein, yielding MTHISRIDFTPALDAGAPRLRHAFDVPRTVLVARAMHEVRPVLDAVHAAAQRGQWCVGYVRYEAAPAFDAALQTHAAHGPLVWFAVYDNAQPWPDDATAPAAADAAQVTWSEGLTREDFDAALARIQRAIAAGELYQVNYTAPFAGQLQQGSAEALFAALHRAQPGGYAAYIDAGDEQVLSVSPELFFDWREAPEGGHILARPMKGTAPRGATPEQDAAHAEHLRTAPKERAENVMIVDLLRNDLSRIALPHTVQVPALFHTEPLPTVWQMTSDVTARTRPGTTLVDVFAALFPCGSVTGAPKVRAMQMIHALEPAPRGIYCGAIGVVRPAGAAGANGGHSVAATFNVPIRTVVLQGRGAQAGGGAAAHAPRAAICGIGSGITSGAEAAAEWAEWRHKRAFVERASAPFEVLETLALRDGKFAHADLHVRRMAQAAAHFGYPFSAHAVRQELQIAALQHRDGDWRVRLLLAADGSARAEAHALQVTAEPVRLALATRPFDDAHSEFVRYKTTRRAHYAAFAPTTPGVFDTVLWNAAGEITETTFGNIAARLDGVWITPPLSCGLLPGVGRAMALHEGRVQEAVLHLDDLPRVQEWAFINSLRGWLVAIMQP
- the nadA gene encoding quinolinate synthase NadA; this encodes MNTTILLKEVDYEQPAEGGVCATKHAWARVPPEPTQAERVALKDKIRRLLKEKNAVMVSHYYVHPDLQDLAEETGGIVSDSLEMARFGRDHAAQTLVVSGVRFMGETAKILSPEKTVLMPDLDATCSLDLGCPIDEFSAFCDAHPDRTVVVYANTSAAVKARADWLVTSSCALDIVGALKAAGQKILWAPDRHLGAYIQRETGADMVFWNGACIVHDEFKALELELLKNEHPHAKVLVHPESPADVIALADAVGSTSAILKAAGEMDATEFIVATDNGMMHKLRTLNPGKTFYEAPTAGNSATCKSCAHCPWMAMNGLADVARVLETGANAIHVDPALIPRARQPIDRMLAFTAALKKGEPVATLVPHLGAV